One Podarcis muralis chromosome 1, rPodMur119.hap1.1, whole genome shotgun sequence genomic window carries:
- the LTO1 gene encoding protein LTO1 homolog isoform X1 yields the protein MEADAGGSDAFDTIVMAETRFHGEGYQEGYAEGTCAGLLEGRQYGIQQGAKIGLEIGSYLGFAMTWQKLLHKGSDEKNSKKIKALESLIEMIRTFPCEDPAYEKLQEDLEKIRGRFKQVRSLLHIPSSVRLGAEGSALTF from the exons ATGGAGGCTGACGCGGGCGGGTCGGACGCCTTCGATACCATTGTCATGGCGGAGACGAG ATTTCATGGTGAAGGCTATCAGGAAGGATATGCTGAAGGAACATGTGCTGGACTCCTTGAAGGAAGGCAATATGGCATACAACAAGGTGCAAAGATTGGTTTAGAA ATTGGATCATATCTTGGTTTTGCAATGACATGGCAGAAATTGCTTCATAAAGGCTCTGATGAGAAAAACAg TAAAAAGATAAAAGCTCTAGAGTCATTAATAGAGATGATTCGGACATTTCCTTGTGAGGATCCAGCCTATGAAAAACTTCAGGAAGACCTGGAGAAAATCAGAGGACGGTTTAAACAG gTTCGTTCATTGCTGCATATTCCTTCTAGTGTTAGACTTGGTGCTGAAGGATCTGCACTTACATTCTGA
- the LTO1 gene encoding protein LTO1 homolog isoform X2, with the protein MVKAIRKDMLKEHVLDSLKEGNMAYNKIGSYLGFAMTWQKLLHKGSDEKNSKKIKALESLIEMIRTFPCEDPAYEKLQEDLEKIRGRFKQVRSLLHIPSSVRLGAEGSALTF; encoded by the exons ATGGTGAAGGCTATCAGGAAGGATATGCTGAAGGAACATGTGCTGGACTCCTTGAAGGAAGGCAATATGGCATACAACAAG ATTGGATCATATCTTGGTTTTGCAATGACATGGCAGAAATTGCTTCATAAAGGCTCTGATGAGAAAAACAg TAAAAAGATAAAAGCTCTAGAGTCATTAATAGAGATGATTCGGACATTTCCTTGTGAGGATCCAGCCTATGAAAAACTTCAGGAAGACCTGGAGAAAATCAGAGGACGGTTTAAACAG gTTCGTTCATTGCTGCATATTCCTTCTAGTGTTAGACTTGGTGCTGAAGGATCTGCACTTACATTCTGA